gctttgcgtggaaaataagaggaaataaactaaataaaaagagacaagcacttgcagaaataacaatacagataagtagtagactggagtgaagacgacggaaaaacaggtaataaaagagatactacactggaacaaagacgagacaaaacaggtacaattgatttacgtttacaatattacaataaacataacaatttaaaataatgtctatatctttttctataattacagggaaggcaagaaacagcggagcatcggccggcatagcaaaacacaatgcttgtaaagacattgcgttgcataccggccgaccccgtcgtcccccctggtcgtcgaaattggcgtcgTCAGACgtaggtgcaattagcacctcgtcgtcgttgtggctgtggctgccctcttggagaaccagtggtactggtccggccaccagctgggagccaggagtagacggcacacatattactgtggcgacacgggtccggccgccaaagtgaaatggatgtgagtgtgtgtgtgcgtcggcaattgtggccctaatgtagagcgagtggcactggtccggccaccaactaaggacgatggcggacacgacacacataactcgaacggcacaggtccggccgcccaagtgtaatggatgtttgtgtgtgtgtgtctgaatggctggcggtaagtattttgagagccctttttaatcgtatgtgtggctgatggatttttccttttccaggaccgtagggcactctgaatgccatggcactggatccggccaccaactaaggacgatggcggacacgacacacataactcgaacggcacaggtccggccgcccaagtgtaatgggtgtttgtgtgtgtgtgtctgtttttggctattctagcaatcaccaacgcactgcattcgatttgaatttgtcaggccgtatgattttgcaagtgtgtatggcagcatttttattcgtttatgttttatttaatggctttgatggcggcagcgtccgttgttcatttttgttgtggcatgcgagtgatatgcatACCTGCCCCgtatgataaagattttcgccgtaatgtttagcccgatagtgtcccgtgagtgctatccggcggttgcctaagcgctctcggcgatacgcgtcggtacccccgacccccgtagtaattcttagttcgacagcgtcccgtaagtgctatccggcgattgcctaggcattctcggcgatgcctgtcgatatccccgacccccgcagtaattcttagttcggcggcgTCCCGTAactgctatccggcgattgcctaggcattctcggcgatacttgtcggtatttccgcatagcaaagttcccctttccgcgtcgtagtaattcttaggccgacagggtcccgtaagtaccgtccggcgatagcctaggtactctcggcgacacctgtcggtattatcgcatagtaaagacctccgtattgattctgagttcggtggggccctgaaggcgctattcggcgataaccggagtgttctcggtgaaaccaactgccccgtcccacgctacgatcgcccccgtccgcgggactgcggccccgtcccccatcgtcggtccgaaatacggagtcccggcaaattataaatattgctgtaatttcgaccctggagtagactgagatatgtaccacagcccaggatcgcttccttacaaaagttaaggtaacactagacttaacattaacatgtgttttcttttacaatggattgcgtcttttcagtccgttcccgtcctcggagcgggcttcatataagtggcggcgcaaggctgatcctcatatcagcatcagcataggCGCTGTAGTTGGCTGGGTGCGTACCGCCGCTACGGAATCGAGAATCGAAGGGAGAGAGATTGTGGTTGGAGTAtctgaatctgcatctgcgggAGTATCTGTGCCCGGTACTCACTGCTGTGAACTCGCTGTAAATGATGACCACTGCGGGCAGGGTCAACGCCTTGACGCAGCACATGAGGAACCCAAAGAAGAGCCACGCGATCTCCCCGCAGGTGGAGAAGCGGAAGAGCTGCAGGAAGCCGATCGGCTGTGTGGGCTCCAGTCCTGCGGCCACCGGCGCCTCATCCAGGGACTTGCCATCGGTTGTCGTCGTGCCAGAAGCCTCGTCCATCTATCGGTACGACGAAGGACGGAGGAATAGTGTTACTCGAGCCAAGACCCGCGATTTATTCACAGACACGTACAGAGACAGACGGCACGCAAAGGTTAATTCAATTACTGCCACACTCTCAGAggcatgtatctgtatctgtggctgtggcaagggTACAGCAGCTACTTTGTATTTTTTGCCATAGTTCTCTCTCGTTGACCCGCGGGGTTAACGAGTAATAGAATCTACCGTTTATTATTGGACATTCCAACGCCAATTTGgagcgattcgattcgattccctttCAGAGGCCCGTACAGAAATCTGTGTGGCGCCAttcgccccctgccccctctcCTTGTCGTGGGATGGATGATcaccttttaattgattttcaacACTTTTTGATCCTTCAGATACTGTATCTATGCACTGATTTCTGCAGAAGATCCGTTACTGCTCACTCGGACCGCCCAAGCGCGACTGCTGGAACACCGTCCGCGGAGCCACCCATTTATGTTGATTCCCCGATGTGGATGCTGGACAGAGTACTCGGGCTTGGGCATGAGTACTCGTGAGTGTATCGTATCAATCGCTCGCTTTGGGGTTCACAATTCTATTTGATCTCCGCTTTCCGCTCTTGGGGTAGGTTCCGCCGAAAGAGGCGCTTCAATTTACAATGAGAGCAAAAGAGACATTCTGTAgagggtttttcttttctttgcttttcttttctttattctttttctATCATTTGGAGGGTGGAAGGTGCAACAATCTAAAACGGAGGCAGACTCTTGAGCCTCCTGCTGGTGCGCAGCACGAATGGTGCCGGCTGATTTGTACCGGCATTTCCTCCAGCGGGAACGACTTCGGGAGCAGCTACGGGAGCGACTGCGGGAGCGACTCCGACCGACTCGCCTTCATCGTCCGAGCCCCCGAGCATTACGCTGTCCAAAGTAGTGCGGGACGCCCGCAGTGTCATCATGTGCCGGGTGCTGCGTTCGCCCAAGGTGTTGCGCACCTTCAGGCAGATCTTCTGCGACAGGGTTGTTTTTTTCGCCCGTACCCAGGGCGAGGACGCGGCGCTGGCACTCGCCGAATGCCACGGCATGGCTGCTGGTGGGCCCGTCGTCCTCATTGCCGGGCCGTTCAAAAATCGTCTCGAGACCGGTGGGCCTCGACTTTGCGATGGTCTGCGATGGCGCCTGAGAACCGGTGGTCGGCGTCAGGCtgggcttcttggccaggcCAAGGGAAAAGAGAGGgacaaaatattcggcactttgacggagggactaaacctcagacacgtctcgactccacaacgttcacgacacgactttccatttgcaagtgtgtgtgtgtgcgtggtgggagtcaagaaagtgaagtggggccacgctcaaaagtatgctgtctcttctttgtaattctccctaacttaaaatttgatttgcaatcccctgtgagttcgtcaacttgatgttttgttggctgtaatgcggtatgtggtcttcagtcccctctactacccttgccgcctgctgagggcagacgactaggaatgtagcatgtacatgtgggcgggcagtttatagggggcgtagttgttttatgcgaagactagcatttttggctcaatttaggccgtagtggtggtgtggcggcaactgatgctgatttgaaagttgatttgaaaccgataatcaattgtcagcaccgttgccgccgaagatttatcacagattgtaataattttgtagtggggtgtcggagaaccgcactaattacgaaaataacaatggggggaagaaggggttaaagaaatgagatcgaaaattcagaaagtgcagtgttgcaacacgtagtcaattgaggaatagataaagagaaaaggtaaacaatgcaggtgctttgcgtggaaaataagaggaaatatactaaataaaaagagacaagcacttgcagaaataacaatacagataagtagtagactggagtgaagacgacggaaaaacaggtaataaaagagatactaca
Above is a genomic segment from Drosophila miranda strain MSH22 chromosome Y unlocalized genomic scaffold, D.miranda_PacBio2.1 Contig_Y3_pilon, whole genome shotgun sequence containing:
- the LOC117194450 gene encoding multidrug resistance protein homolog 65-like; translation: MDEASGTTTTDGKSLDEAPVAAGLEPTQPIGFLQLFRFSTCGEIAWLFFGFLMCCVKALTLPAVVIIYSEFTAPSPLPRTSPRCRFPSRWPTAAAAGTPFPRGP